Proteins from one Coturnix japonica isolate 7356 chromosome 5, Coturnix japonica 2.1, whole genome shotgun sequence genomic window:
- the LOC107314750 gene encoding zinc finger protein 106-like isoform X4 codes for MVREWKCILCHLVYSSKKEMEEHMRSMLHHRELENLKGRDSNHQCQVCRVTLVGLSAYAKHISSQLHKDNVDAHDKAEEKEEAEEEYLDKELIQLIKQRKEQNRQAEPCCTNQETECDDRRSQRRREERATYKEREAYDQSSWHHHSASQRDWKWERDDYINSRQGQFSHSQRNVNISRHPGGPRGRSGWHQNASGSSSSWHNYGNSGIVWHPNGQGGGTSNWHHSARGRNSTWHTEGTGNFSSWKCRSYGGNWQSSSHGANSWNFGSSGDTYLLEPPKYNKERYTWQWQEKDVTDVLPYRDRNNRSDSLGFTSDKLTSEGALDFGTSRQPESKAPRNSGKSGSPSRDKIHRWTPYPSQKSTEQQSWFEDVSKATEKMDSIFLPLTESSVKGKTCEAAASIPKVKKWEVSSRSNVTLDYPGSSDEKPDKDDGRSSRMPSLKSPLLNIMDVKLSSQKLDTKSLFKNVKSLLFSPSIKEQNHLKALNLEANNLPSLSSEQHDASAGDLQGNSKDTLSSDLGEPVDNLGEAEQKRKDVQSNHSLQNAPLNSCMNTSDQNMGETGKASPKNEFRRHSLEDVSDDELTGREKVEEKPSPSVSSCLLCDPPEGQLAASEKDVDEKPSASSTASADLKDSAFQMESTDSPSNRQELLHVGLKTSSQEGEVNEEHVKSGGRFEVEGFENHSDHELQKGGSQSLGLLPDLSKLGLPASLQRDLTRHISLKSKVGIHLPEPNLNNARRIRNVSGHRRSETEKESGLKPTLRQILSASRRNVNWDQVIQQVSKKKQELGKGLPRFGIEMVPLIQNDQESLELVEESDLSTLEGFQWEGISLAAPGSARKRSFSESSVIADRHPSAYSFFSEQPKAKECEERQVVAARRLHDITSGYEASVDIRADLKQETSSLSLSPFESERTETTGRKHSLQATSELTGLIKAEQDSPDKRAPLLKKPNVLEVSEENPLASSDVLLAVSNNIDAATDSSYTSGTEQNDSQGVGKKRRATGEGSSPEIPSLERKNKRRKIKGKKERSQVDQLLAISLREEELSKSLHSVDNSLLQARAALQAAYVEVQRFLVLKQQITMEMSALRSQRIQVLQGLQESYGPSELSEQLPVSVSTERRNSKSLVSADLLPTGSFLPLLDTLSPVPSLGPSVHVNTLTPFHSGITFTTPPDSSVQIKREPVSPEASEENVNTVLQSSLCASRTEVVAQKEEEIIQKTSLYPVISATISLSELTACFQRANQEVHKPAVDRGKAGLSENPSPSLSTLSKREANGTVTESFLLDQCSTLLPNHSVLLEMPTDKTPKLSAEPSEQQASNTVVPVEKGNKRRRKLRKKKMLRAAHVPENSDTEQDIIDCKPTRKVKSGKVPKGEKVTTSTPQNQGDGVGIQAARNKDENDSDASLELVEVATPQCEVVDIGSSESGDEKPDSPSKRESCSAVDQAVLEASCSGYDEVSSTSEIGTSYGDDMKRSVAEAQASTSSLRGSKNSSEVSSEPE; via the exons ATGGTGCGAGAATGGAAATGCATATTGTGTCACCTTGTATACAGCTCAAAAAAG GAGATGGAAGAACACATGAGGAGCATGCTTCATCACAGAGAACTTGAAAACCTGAAAGGAAG GGACAGCAACCACCAGTGCCAGGTATGCAGGGTGACGCTGGTGGGCTTGTCAGCATATGCCAAGCACATCTCCAGCCAGCTACACAAAGACAATGTTGATGCCCATGATAAAGcggaagagaaagaggaggcaGAAGAAGAATACCTTGACAAAGAACTCATTCAACTAATCAAacaaaggaaggaacagaaccg GCAAGCTGAACCATGCTGTACAAACCAAGAAACAGAATGTGATGATAGGAGGTCACAGAGGAGGCGAGAAGAGAGAGCTAcatacaaagaaagagaagcttaTGATCAGTCATCGTGGCATCATCACAGTGCATCACAAAGGGACTGGAAATGGGAAAGGGATGATTATATTAATTCTAGACAGGGCCAATTTTCACACTCCCAGAGGAACGTTAATATaagtaggcatccaggtggCCCAAGGGGACGCTCTGGGTGGCACCAAAATGCTTCAGGAAGCTCTTCAAGTTGGCATAACTATGGGAATTCTGGAATTGTTTGGCATCCAAATGGGCAAGGAGGAGGAACATCAAATTGGCATCACAGTGCCAGAGGGAGAAATTCTACTTGGCACACAGAAGGAACTGGTAATTTTTCTAGCTGGAAATGTAGAAGTTATGGAGGAAACTGGCAGTCTAGTTCTCATGGCGCAAACAGCTGGAATTTTGGAAGCTCTGGAGATACATATTTATTAGAGCCACCTAAATATAATAAGGAAAGATATACGTGGCAGTGGCAGGAGAAAGACGTGACTGATGTTCTTCCATACAGAGATCGAAACAATAGGAGTGACTCACTTGGTTTTACTAGTGATAAACTTACTTCTGAGGGGGCATTGGATTTTGGTACTTCCAGGCAACCAGAAAGCAAAGCTCcaagaaacagtggaaaaagtGGGAGCCCTTCAAGAGATAAAATACATCGCTGGACTCCCTACCCATCCCAAAAATCTACAGAGCAGCAATCGTGGTTTGAAGATGTTTCTAAAGCTACAGAGAAAATGGATTCTATATTTTTGCCTCTTACTGAATCAtcagtaaaaggaaaaacttGTGAAGCCGCTGCTAGCATCCCAAAAGTTAAAAAATGGGAAGTATCTTCCCGTTCTAATGTAACACTAGATTACCCTGGTTCCAGTGATGAAAAGCCTGACAAAGATGATGGCAGAAGTAGTAGGATGCCATCACTGAAATCCCCTCTTCTAAATATCATGGACGTTAAGTTGTCTTCCCAGAAGCTGGATACAAAAAGTCTGTTCAAAAATGTCAAGTCTCTGTTATTCTCACCTAGTATCAAAGAACAGAACCATTTGAAAGCACTGAATCTGGAAGCTAACAATTTACCTTCTTTGTCGTCAGAGCAACATGATGCATCTGCTGGCGACTTACAAGGCAACAGCAAAGACACACTTAGCAGTGATCTTGGTGAGCCTGTTGATAATTTAggtgaagcagaacaaaaacGCAAAGATGTTCAGTCTAACCATTCCTTACAAAATGCTCCCTTAAACTCTTGCATGAATACAAGTGACCAGAATATGGGAGAAACGGGGAAAGCATCACCAAAGAACGAGTTCAGGCGACATTCATTAGAAGATGTGAGTGACGATGAGTtaacaggaagagagaaagtagaagaaaaacCGAGTCCTTCTGTTAGTTCTTGTTTACTCTGCGACCCTCCAGAAGGTCAACTTGCTGCCTCTGAAAAGGATGTTGATGAAAAGCCATCTGCTTCAAGCACTGCATCTGCTGATCTGAAAGATTCTGCATTTCAGATGGAATCCACAGATTCTCCATCAAACAGACAGGAGCTCTTGCACGTGGGTTTGAAAACCTCCTCACAGGAAGGAGAAGTGAATGAAGAGCATGTCAAGTCAGGTGGTCGCTTTGAAGTGGAAGGTTTTGAAAATCATTCAGATCATGAGCTGCAGAAAGGAGGAAGTCAATCACTAGGCCTCCTTCCTGATTTAAGTAAACTTGGCCTCCCGGCCTCTCTGCAAAGAGACCTGACACGGCATATTAGTTTGAAGAGCAAAGTGGGAATACACCTTCCGGAGCCCAATCTCAATAACGCACGGCGCATTCGGAATGTCAGTGGTCATCGGAGAAGTGAAACTGAGAAAGAGTCGGGGCTTAAACCCACCCTCAGGCAGATTCTTAGTGCTTCCCGGCGAAACGTGAACTGGGATCAAGTCATCCAGCAGGTAtcaaagaagaaacaggaactTGGCAAAGGTTTACCAAG GTTTGGTATAGAAATGGTGCCTCTTATTCAAAATGATCAAGAGTCTCTAGAACTTGTTGAAGAATCTGATTTGTCTACTCTGGAAGGATTCCAGTGGGAAGGGATTTCCTTAGCAGCGCCTGGGTCAGCCAGAAAACGtagcttttctgaaagcagcGTCATTGCAGACAGACACCCTTCTGCTTACAGCTTTTTTAGTGAACAACCCAAAGCAAAAGAATGTGAGGAAAGGCAAGTAGTTGCAGCCAGACGCTTACATGATATAACATCTGGATATGAGGCAAGTGTTGACATACGAGCTGACTTGAAACAGGAgacctcttctctttctttgtcaCCGTTTGAATCTGAAAGAACTGAGACCACTGGAAGGAAACACAGCCTACAGGCTACTTCTGAGCTCACTGGCCTCATAAAAGCAGAGCAAGACAGTCCAGATAAGAGAGCACCTCTTCTTAAAAAACCGAATGTGTTAGAAGTATCAGAAGAAAATCCTCTGGCTTCAAGTGATGTACTTCTTGCAGTGTCTAACAACATAGATGCAGCTACAGACAGCAGCTACACTTCTGGTACTGAGCAAAATGACAGCCAAGGAGTTGGCAAGAAACGAAGAGCGACGGGA GAAGGATCCTCTCCTGAAATCCCCagtctggaaagaaagaataaaagaagaaaaatcaaaggtaAAAAAG AACGTTCTCAAGTAGACCAATTGTTGGCTATTTCACTGAGAGAAGAAGAATTGAGCAAGTCCTTGCATAGTGTGGACAATAGTCTCTTGCAAGCTAGAGCCGCCCTGCAGGCTGCATATGTTGAAGTTCAGCGGTTCTTGGTGTTAAAGCAACAG ATAACCATGGAAATGAGTGCTCTGAGAAGCCAAAGAATCCAGGTCTTGCAAGGGCTACAAG AGTCGTATGGACCTTCAGAACTGTCAGAGCAACTCCCAGTTAGTGTCTCaactgagagaagaaacagcaaatctCTGGTGTCAGCTGATTTGCTTCCTACAGGCTCTTTCTTGCCCCTTTTGGACACTTTGTCTCCTGTACCTTCACTGGGACCTTCTGTTCACGTAAACACATTAACACCATTCCATTCTGGCATCACGTTCACCACTCCTCCAGATTCCTCAGTACAAATTAAACGAGAACCTGTGTCTCCGGAAgcctcagaagaaaatgtgaatacTGTACTCCAGAGCTCTCTTTGTGCTTCACGAACAGAAGTGGTAGCACAGAAAGAAG aagagatCATCCAAAAAACATCATTGTATCCAGTTATTTCTGCAACCATATCCCTGTCAGAACTGACAGCTTGTTTCCAGCGTGCTAATCAAGAAGTTCACAAGCCTGCTGTGGATAGGGGAAAGGCTGGACTTTCAGAGAATCCTTCTCCTTCACTGTCTACTTTGagcaaaagagaagcaaatggTACAGTGACTGAAAGCTTTTTACTGGATCAGTGTAGCACCTTGCTTCCAAATCACTCGGTTCTTCTAGAAATGCCAACGGATAAAACTCCCAAATTGTCAGCAGAACCTTCGGAACAACAGGCATCAAACACTGTAGTCCCAGTAGAAAAGGGGAacaaaaggaggaggaagttaaggaaaaagaaaatgctgagggCAGCTCATGTGCCAGAAAATAGTGATACAGAACAGGATATAATTGACTGTAAGCCTACCCGGAAGGTCAAGAGTGGAAAAGTtcctaaaggagaaaaagttaCAACATCCACTCCTCAAAATCAAGGAGATGGAGTTGGTATTCAAGCAGCTAGAAACAAGGATGAGAATGATAGTGATGCTTCTCTGGAACTAGTTGAAGTCGCAACGCCCCAGTGTGAAGTGGTTGACATTGGTTCATCAGAGTCAGGAGATGAGAAACCAGACAGCCCATCAAAGAGGGAGTCGTGCAGTGCTGTGGACCAAGCAGTCTTAGAGGCATCTTGCTCAGGTTATGATGAAGTGAGCTCTACCAGTGAGATTGGCACAAGTTATGGGGATGATATGAAAAGAAG